One genomic window of Candidatus Omnitrophota bacterium includes the following:
- a CDS encoding P-II family nitrogen regulator yields MIMIRAIIRPEKADEAMAALMYAGFPAVTKMEVFGRGKQRGMKVWGDRRCQSCS; encoded by the coding sequence ATGATTATGATCCGAGCGATCATCCGGCCCGAAAAAGCCGACGAAGCGATGGCCGCGCTAATGTACGCCGGATTCCCGGCCGTCACCAAGATGGAAGTCTTTGGCCGCGGAAAACAGCGGGGAATGAAAGTATGGGGCGATAGGCGTTGCCAGTCTTGCAGCTAG